The Astyanax mexicanus isolate ESR-SI-001 chromosome 20, AstMex3_surface, whole genome shotgun sequence genome contains a region encoding:
- the LOC111195937 gene encoding piggyBac transposable element-derived protein 4-like — MSKRYSVHEVLDHIFGNDGDLEEREGSEAEEDVSEEEDDVQYDPEQDQTSDEEDPDVTDAQGEVFKSKKGDISWLSSPPQTQARAPMENILRMTPGPTRYAVSHAQDIKSTFELFFPRPIQSILLEMTNMEGRRVFGDSWTEMDKTQLDAHMGLLLLAGVYRSCNEATASLWDSESGRPIFRATMSLQAFHVLSRVLRFDNRETRVARRENDKLAPIREVWDKWVENLPFVYNPGPEVTVDERLVPFRGRCPFRQYMPSKPGKYGIKIWAACDAKTAYAWNMQIYTGKSATGVPEKNQGKRVVLDMTKGLRGHNITCDNFFTSYDLAQELLKRKLTMVGTVRKNKPELPLALLGTKDRAPLSSKFAFSERTTVVSYCPKKNKNVILMSTLHRDAGVSSREDKKPDMILDYNKNKGGVDNLDKVTGTYTCKRGTKRWPMVVFYNMLDVSAYNAYVVWTEIDPGWNGEKPFKRRLFLEELGKSLVSPYIERRKRLPRTEASVRLVKGLQPTLTSSSCDTNQGGDSRSSKRKRCQSCPANKDRKSNTTCHTCKKFICAEHTVTIKYCDSCI, encoded by the coding sequence ATGAGCAAAAGGTATTCTGTTCATGAGGTGCTAGATCATATCtttggtaatgatggtgatcttgaggagagagagggaagtgAAGCTGAGGAGGATGTgtctgaggaggaggatgatgttcAGTATGACCCTGAACAAGACCAAACATCTGATGAGGAGGACCCAGATGTCACAGATGCTCAAGGAGAGGTCTTCAAGTCAAAAAAAGGTGACATTTCATGGTTATCAAGCCCTCCTCAAACCCAAGCCAGGGCACCGATGGAAAACATCCTCAGAATGACTCCAGGGCCTACTAGATACGCTGTGTCACACGCCCAAGACATCAAGTCAAcgtttgaactgttctttccacgACCTATTCAGAGTATCCTACTTGAGATGACCAACATGGAAGGGAGAAGAGTGTTTGGTGATAGCTGGACGGAGATGGACAAAACACAGCTAGATGCGCACATGGGACTGTTGCTTCTTGCGGGGGTGTACAGATCCTGTAATGAAGCTACGGCCAGCTTATGGGATAGTGAGTCAGGACGCCCTATTTTTCGTGCCACAATGTCCCTTCAAGCCTTTCATGTGTTATCAAGAGTGCTACGTTTTGACAACAGGGAGACCAGAGTTGCTCGTCGTGAGAATGACAAGCTTGCTCCCATCAGGGAGGTTTGGGACAAATGGGTGGAAAATTTACCCTTTGTGTACAATCCTGGGCCAGAGGTGACAGTGGATGAACGGCTAGTCCCTTTCAGAGGCCGCTGTCCCTTCAGGCAGTACATGCCAAGCAAGCCTGGAAAATATGGGATCAAAATATGGGCAGCTTGTGATGCAAAAACTGCCTATGCatggaatatgcaaatatataccgGAAAATCTGCCACCGGAGTGCCAGAGAAGAACCAGGGCAAGCGGGTCGTCCTGGACATGACCAAGGGTCTTCGGGGGCACAACATAacttgtgataatttttttaccTCCTATGACCTTGCGCAAGAGCTTCTAAAGAGGAAGCTGACGATGGTGGGAACAGTCAGGAAGAACAAACCTGAGCTTCCCTTAGCTCTTCTTGGAACGAAAGACAGGGCTCCTCTCTCATCCAAGTTTGCATTCTCAGAAAGAACCACAGTTGTCTCCTACTGtcccaaaaagaacaaaaatgtcaTTCTGATGTCAACTCTCCACAGGGATGCTGGTGTGAGCAGTAGGGAGGACAAGAAGCCAGACATGATCCTGGATTACAACAAGAACAAAGGTGGTGTTGACAACCTGGACAAGGTCACCGGCACATACACATGCAAGCGGGGGACAAAAAGGTGGCCAATGGTTGTGTTCTACAACATGCTGGACGTTTCGGCATACAACGCATATGTAGTGTGGACTGAAATAGATCCAGGATGGAATGGAGAAAAACCTTTCAAGAGGAGGCTTTTTCTGGAGGAGTTGGGCAAGTCTCTGGTTTCTCCCTATATCGAAAGACGAAAGAGGCTGCCCCGAACCGAAGCGTCTGTTCGTTTGGTGAAAGGGCTTCAGCCAACACTCACATCATCATCCTGTGATACAAACCAGGGAGGAGATTCCAGGAGCAGCAAGAGGAAGAGGTGCCAGTCCTGCCCCGCCAACAAGGACAGGAAGTCCAACACCACTTGCCACACATGCAAGAAATTCATTTGCGCGGAGCACACAGTAACCATCAAATACTGTGATTCATgcatttga